In the Helianthus annuus cultivar XRQ/B chromosome 11, HanXRQr2.0-SUNRISE, whole genome shotgun sequence genome, one interval contains:
- the LOC110926254 gene encoding transcription factor TCP4-like, with protein sequence MEENYRYQLNNHHHHQTANRPSRLGLRATGTGGEIVEVQGGHIVRSTGLKDRHSKVCTAKGPRDRRVRLSANTAIQFYDVQDRLGYDRPSKAVDWLIKKAKAAIDELAELPAWTPTAGKPPIVNLEQNPNQENGNYRQLGQLEDDPDEDIVDNQMGSVQNSSFLPASVDLVKSFFPTGGSGSSAAVGNTGLSAVQFHQNFPQNQDLKLSLQSFQDQMPQHQTVVGNNNIYFDGSAWPENGGFVFNSLPAAATQTAPFLQPLFGQPTNNQLLLNYISQRGPLQSSNSPPVRAWVDPMPFTGPGVDPHQTPGFHHPLSMPGLNNPGMVGFSGFGIPTRIQGEEEEHDGLSDKPSSASSDSRH encoded by the coding sequence ATGGAAGAAAATTACCGGTACCAACTcaacaaccaccatcaccatcagaCAGCAAACCGGCCGTCTAGACTGGGGCTGAGAGCCACAGGAACCGGTGGAGAGATAGTGGAAGTTCAAGGGGGGCACATTGTACGGTCAACCGGTTTAAAAGATCGGCACAGTAAGGTGTGTACAGCAAAGGGGCCACGTGACCGGCGCGTGCGCCTTTCGGCTAACACGGCTATACAGTTTTATGATGTGCAAGACCGGCTTGGCTACGACCGGCCCAGTAAAGCTGTGGACTGGCTAATTAAGAAGGCTAAAGCTGCCATTGATGAGCTGGCTGAGCTGCCGGCTTGGACGCCCACCGCTGGAAAACCCCCAATTGTGAATCTTGAACAAAACCCTAATCAAGAAAATGGGAATTATCGACAATTAGGGCAATTGGAAGATGACCCAGATGAGGATATTGTTGATAATCAAATGGGTAGTGTTCAAAATTCGAGCTTTTTGCCTGCATCTGTTGATTTGGTTAAATCTTTTTTTCCGACCGGTGGTTCCGGTTCATCAGCGGCGGTGGGGAATACCGGTTTATCAGCGGTCCAGTTTCACCAGAATTTTCCACAGAATCAAGATCTGAAGCTTTCTCTTCAGTCGTTTCAAGATCAGATGCCTCAGCATCAAACTGTTGTAGGgaataataatatttattttgaCGGCTCCGCTTGGCCGGAGAATGGTGGGTTTGTGTTTAATTCACTGCCGGCGGCAGCAACACAAACGGCGCCGTTTCTGCAGCCGTTGTTCGGCCAACCAACAAACAATCAGTTGTTGTTAAACTATATTTCTCAGAGGGGACCCCTTCAGTCCAGTAACTCACCTCCGGTTCGTGCCTGGGTCGACCCAATGCCGTTTACCGGCCCGGGGGTCGACCCGCATCAAACCCCGGGTTTCCATCACCCGCTTTCCATGCCCGGATTGAATAACCCGGGCATGGTTGGGTTTTCAGGGTTTGGTATCCCGACACGAATCCAGGGTGAGGAAGAGGAACACGACGGCTTGTCTGACAAGCCGTCGTCTGCTTCCTCGGATTCGCGCCATTGA
- the LOC110923378 gene encoding protein IQ-DOMAIN 1, producing MGACGRWFKRLLGGKKKENRPEKVEIQQDSKNSNGSRSRDSSVRESSFRVGSTKVIGRSTGTKEFAAVRIQTAYRSYRARKALRCLKGTSRFQEIIEADALTKQASSALNKIHFWSKIQMEIRNRRHWMVAEGRMKQKKFENQVKFESKLHELEVEWCGGPETMEEIVSRMQQREEATNKRERAMAYAFYHQWRANPNRYYGQAYYDLSKESWGWSWKERWIAVCPWEARVVVRAKPSKKTKHGGGSAPKIVVAVKPHVSTGKGTIKGTS from the exons ATGGGTGCTTGCGGCCGGTGGTTTAAGAGGTTATTAGGCGGTAAAAAAAAGGAGAACCGACCCGAAAAAGTAGAG ATACAGCAGGATTCCAAGAACTCAAACGGGTCACGAAGCCGAGATTCTTCTGTGAGAGAATCAAGCTTTCGTGTTGGTAGTACAAAAGTTATTGGCCGAAGCACCGGAACAAAAGAATTTGCCGCTGTTCGCATCCAAACTGCATATCGTTCTTATCGG GCGAGAAAAGCGTTACGCTGCTTGAAAGGTACATCAAGATTTCAGGAGATAATCGAGGCGGATGCACTTACAAAACAAGCTTCTTCTgctcttaacaaaatacatttttgGAGCAAAATACAAATGGAAATCAGAAATCGCCGCCATTGGATGGTGGCTGAAGGACGGATGAAACAAAAGAAGTTTGAAAATCAAGTGAAATTCGAGTCTAAGCTTCATGAACTTGAG GTCGAATGGTGCGGTGGGCCCGAGACAATGGAAGAGATCGTGTCAAGAATGCAACAGCGTGAGGAAGCCACAAATAAGCGTGAACGAGCAATGGCATACGCCTTCTATCACCAA TGGAGGGCGAACCCAAACCGATATTATGGACAAGCTTATTATGATCTAAGCAAAGAGAGCTGGGGGTGGAGCTGGAAGGAGCGGTGGATTGCGGTGTGCCCATGGGAGGCCCGGGTCGTTGTACGGGCCAAACCGAGTAAAAAAACAAAGCATGGTGGTGGTAGTGCACCAAAGATAGTGGTTGCAGTGAAACCTCATGTGAGTACTGGAAAAGGTACAATTAAAGGTACTTCCTGA